A stretch of Episyrphus balteatus chromosome 2, idEpiBalt1.1, whole genome shotgun sequence DNA encodes these proteins:
- the LOC129911013 gene encoding uncharacterized protein LOC129911013, whose amino-acid sequence MSQKIKKRNPNFSSSEKSLLLHCVYEERGVIENKKTDAATWKDKESAWLRIETNFNSQSGASCYRSGESLKRFYANYKGETRKEAAQEKFSCLQTGGGKQFKPTDPNFELAISIMNPKTVHGLENEFDGDSQSNERNENIDNNPNQNNDWSSYKPSMLKKGINPKLKPPVQSTCDPKLSEANE is encoded by the exons atgtcgcaaaaaattaaaaaaagaaatcctaACTTTTCATCGAGTGAAAAATCATTGCTCCTTCATTGTGTGTATGAAGAAAGAGGagtaatagaaaataaaaaaactgatgcTGCAACTTGGAAGGATAAAGAAAGTGCTTGGCTACGTATCGAAACAAATTTCAACAGTCAATCCGGAGCTTCCTGCTATAGAAGTGGCGAATCACTTAAACGGTTCTATGCAAACTACAAAGGGGAAACCAGGAAGGAAGCTGctcaagaaaaattttcatgttTGCAAACTGGAGGTGGAAAGCAGTTCAAACCAACGGACCCAAATTTCGAACTTGCTATCTCCATTATGAATCCAAAAACGGTTCATGGTTTGGAGAACGAGTTTGATGGAGATAGCCAATCCAATGAACGAAAtgaaaat attGATAACAACCCAAACCAAAACAACGACTGGAGCAGTTATAAACCGTCTATgttaaaaaaaggtattaatCCCAAACTGAAACCCCCAGTACAATCAACTTGTGATCCCAAATTAAGTGAGGCTAATGAATGA